The following are encoded in a window of Leeia aquatica genomic DNA:
- a CDS encoding glutathione S-transferase family protein translates to MKLTLISHRLCPYVQRAAIALQEKGVPFERVDIDLAHKPDWFLALSPTGKTPLLLVEGQPIFESAVICEYLEDTALPALHPTDALQRAQHRGWIEFASVTLNDIGNLYAAADEAGLQRAGQALRTRFERLESVLGEGSFFAGSAFSLVDAAFAPAFRYFEALTEVADLQLFAGLPKLQAWRQALADRPSVQQAVDVGYPRELRAFVSQKGSALARRMQLAA, encoded by the coding sequence ATGAAGCTGACCCTCATCAGCCACCGGCTGTGCCCCTATGTGCAGCGCGCCGCCATTGCCCTGCAGGAGAAGGGGGTGCCGTTCGAGCGGGTGGACATTGACCTCGCCCACAAGCCGGACTGGTTTTTGGCGCTGTCACCCACCGGCAAGACTCCGCTGCTGCTGGTGGAAGGGCAGCCGATCTTCGAGTCGGCCGTCATCTGCGAGTATCTGGAGGATACGGCCCTGCCTGCATTGCACCCCACGGACGCGCTACAGCGCGCCCAGCATCGGGGCTGGATCGAGTTTGCCTCAGTCACCCTGAACGACATCGGTAATCTGTATGCGGCTGCCGATGAAGCCGGACTGCAGCGCGCAGGCCAGGCGCTACGGACGCGGTTTGAGCGGCTGGAGTCGGTGCTGGGCGAGGGCTCCTTCTTTGCCGGGAGCGCATTCTCGCTGGTCGATGCTGCATTTGCTCCGGCCTTCCGCTACTTTGAGGCTTTGACCGAAGTGGCAGACCTGCAGCTGTTTGCAGGCTTGCCCAAGCTGCAAGCCTGGCGGCAGGCGCTGGCGGATCGTCCGTCGGTGCAGCAGGCGGTGGACGTGGGTTATCCGCGCGAACTGCGGGCGTTTGTCAGCCAGAAAGGCTCTGCGCTGGCGCGGCGGATGCAACTAGCGGCCTGA
- a CDS encoding DoxX family protein, which yields MSVNTQQQWGATLLRWSLGIMWMSHALLKLLVFTLPGTAQFFASVGFPGWMAYPVFTVELLGGMALLLGIYARQVSLLLLPVMLAAAWVHLGNGWVHTSPGGGWEYPVFLSVASLVQWLVGDGALTLRSRTTMGGAA from the coding sequence ATGTCTGTTAATACACAACAACAGTGGGGTGCTACTTTGCTGCGCTGGAGCCTCGGCATCATGTGGATGTCGCACGCGCTGCTGAAGCTGCTGGTGTTTACCCTGCCAGGCACCGCACAGTTTTTCGCCAGCGTCGGCTTCCCCGGCTGGATGGCGTACCCGGTCTTTACGGTGGAACTGCTCGGGGGGATGGCTTTGCTGCTGGGCATCTATGCTCGTCAGGTATCCTTGCTGCTGTTGCCGGTGATGCTGGCGGCAGCCTGGGTGCATCTGGGCAATGGCTGGGTGCACACCAGCCCCGGCGGTGGCTGGGAATATCCGGTGTTCCTCAGCGTGGCCTCGCTGGTGCAGTGGCTGGTCGGTGATGGTGCCCTGACGTTGCGTAGCCGTACGACCATGGGAGGTGCCGCATGA
- a CDS encoding LysR family transcriptional regulator — translation MHAKTQYKLNADDLILLLALVRAGKLAQAGERLGVDASTVFRSIQRIERGLGCNLFVRSRQGYAATELALQLAEQAEQIEMAIETARSSAQQAPEQLSGSVRLTTTDTLLHGLVAPALLSLRQQHPLLAFELHTGNELASLTRRDADLAVRATRQPPSHLVGRRLGPIRVALYAPAGTRISMAEACQGQLPWITPDDALPEHPSVRWRRKHYPRLQPTYRVNSIQSVQELVLRGLGVGILPCFLANPQPGLQRLSDELPECQTDLWLLTHAESRHQRRVAVCYAWLAEQVKLP, via the coding sequence ATGCATGCAAAAACGCAATACAAGCTCAACGCGGATGATCTGATCCTGCTACTGGCCTTGGTGCGAGCTGGCAAGCTGGCACAGGCCGGTGAACGGCTGGGGGTGGATGCCTCGACGGTGTTCCGCAGCATTCAACGCATTGAGCGCGGGCTGGGCTGCAATCTGTTTGTCCGCTCGCGACAGGGCTACGCCGCCACCGAACTGGCGCTGCAATTGGCCGAGCAAGCCGAGCAGATCGAGATGGCGATTGAGACCGCGCGCTCCAGTGCCCAACAAGCACCGGAGCAACTCAGTGGCAGCGTGCGGCTGACCACCACCGACACCCTCCTGCACGGGCTGGTGGCCCCTGCCCTGCTCAGCCTGCGTCAGCAACACCCGCTGCTGGCGTTTGAACTCCATACCGGCAATGAACTGGCCAGCCTGACCCGCCGCGATGCCGATCTGGCGGTGCGCGCCACGCGCCAGCCGCCCTCGCATCTGGTAGGGCGCAGGCTGGGACCGATTCGGGTCGCCCTCTACGCCCCTGCCGGGACCCGCATCAGCATGGCGGAAGCGTGCCAAGGGCAGCTGCCGTGGATTACGCCGGATGACGCGCTGCCGGAACATCCATCGGTACGCTGGCGCCGCAAGCATTACCCGCGCCTGCAGCCCACCTACCGGGTCAACAGCATCCAGAGCGTACAGGAGCTGGTGTTGCGCGGGCTGGGGGTGGGCATCCTGCCTTGTTTTCTGGCGAACCCGCAGCCGGGCCTGCAAAGGCTGAGCGATGAACTGCCGGAGTGTCAGACCGACCTGTGGCTGCTGACCCATGCCGAGTCCCGTCATCAGCGGCGGGTGGCTGTGTGCTATGCCTGGCTGGCCGAGCAGGTCAAACTGCCCTGA
- a CDS encoding AAA family ATPase has protein sequence MFRILQLDMIHWDFWQGVSVPLDAQIVTIIGPNGSGKTTLLDALRTMLALDCSGRRDYKRYVRNNKTPFAWLRGRVANPRTSGLFPYPFWPHQSPEVTLFCRIRKQGGDWVRQYAIADGDVPLNEDSESTLEWLGVQEYRRRLEQAGLTPAIAKVLALEQGDTDKLCEYSPKALLDLVFQVFGDKAVLDHYAEAKAQQQQVEHELEELDRASKALEHEAATASQRADKYLEWKRLSDDLLTLDSEVLPRMRLEAQYQDLSQRWKDYRLPWHTLREQGRQAHELEQQHIELTQRLKQAQSAVEQAERIERDALRHLTELQSHAQQHEELLKLRDRLTQLAKSHPGADQLADQVADLRNQLRQCNKEREQLLSRRDELNATLTSLQQTGQMPLPREVSEFRRLLDSEGIAHDLLVDIVDIADPHWQAAIEGILRGNRYLVLLKRSSDRRRARELAQRARYRHFIVDEREPVGTAKRGSLLEAIRFNADAPGWLVEQLNRISRVDSVADGETVQGDWITPDGYFKERRGSRHIGVEAHDYCLGTGVKKQREQAVHRELADLHEQDMALQRRISALNRELSPLQQMLDGVDAAHQLALRADDFATAEEALASMAQLRQDAGQALATAQDITRLERDACNALDKQRDGVRRQQYSLEASLEEARRLLTQRRLQLRDLLAQLRQVRHGMPAAWLLADARRALCEQYQSLEQVRAQIKVERDRLDAGLARGEWITDETVLLRRDKLQQLLQERQQQLDAIGISLARARTLTEDARGAYINKLKSTVRAYGRNVKQLGALAGIEVESELPHLDNDDLVLAQAGLVVKFNFDQKGMMGLNDGEASGGQQVMKSLILLIGLMMNDSQPSGFVFIDEPFAHLDIFNIDRVGAFLKATEAQYLITSPNTHNVNIFEPSELTLTTRKKRPGESWAPPLLQTRRKRAALAR, from the coding sequence ATGTTCCGCATCCTGCAACTGGACATGATTCACTGGGATTTCTGGCAAGGCGTGAGCGTGCCGCTGGACGCCCAGATTGTCACCATCATCGGCCCCAATGGCTCCGGCAAAACCACGCTGCTGGACGCGCTGCGCACCATGCTGGCGCTGGACTGCTCCGGCCGTCGGGACTACAAGCGCTATGTGCGCAATAACAAGACCCCCTTCGCCTGGCTGCGTGGCCGCGTCGCCAACCCGCGCACCAGCGGCTTGTTCCCCTACCCGTTCTGGCCACACCAGAGCCCGGAAGTGACGCTGTTTTGTCGCATCCGCAAGCAAGGCGGTGACTGGGTGCGGCAATACGCCATTGCCGACGGTGACGTGCCGCTGAATGAGGACAGTGAATCGACGCTGGAATGGCTGGGCGTACAGGAATACCGGCGGCGGCTGGAGCAGGCCGGGCTGACGCCCGCCATTGCCAAGGTGCTGGCGCTGGAGCAAGGCGATACCGACAAACTGTGCGAATACAGCCCGAAAGCCTTGCTGGACCTGGTGTTCCAGGTCTTTGGCGACAAGGCGGTGCTGGACCACTACGCCGAAGCCAAAGCCCAGCAACAGCAGGTCGAACACGAGCTGGAAGAGCTGGACCGCGCCAGCAAGGCGCTGGAGCATGAGGCCGCCACCGCCAGCCAGCGCGCGGACAAGTATCTGGAATGGAAACGGCTGTCGGACGATCTGCTGACACTGGACAGCGAAGTGCTGCCGCGCATGCGGCTGGAGGCCCAGTATCAGGACCTCAGCCAGCGCTGGAAAGACTATCGGCTGCCCTGGCATACCCTGCGCGAACAGGGGCGGCAGGCACACGAGCTGGAGCAACAGCACATTGAGCTCACCCAGCGCCTGAAGCAGGCGCAGAGCGCCGTCGAGCAGGCCGAGCGTATCGAACGGGATGCGCTGCGCCACCTTACCGAACTGCAGTCGCACGCCCAGCAGCACGAAGAGCTGCTCAAGCTGCGCGACCGCTTGACCCAGCTCGCCAAGTCGCACCCCGGCGCCGACCAGCTGGCCGATCAGGTGGCTGACCTGCGCAACCAGCTGCGCCAGTGCAACAAAGAACGCGAGCAGCTGCTGTCGCGCCGCGATGAGCTGAACGCCACGCTCACTTCCTTGCAGCAGACCGGGCAAATGCCGCTGCCGCGTGAGGTGAGTGAATTCCGCCGCCTGCTGGACAGCGAAGGCATTGCGCATGACCTGCTGGTCGACATTGTCGATATTGCCGACCCCCACTGGCAGGCCGCCATCGAAGGCATCTTGCGCGGCAACCGTTATCTGGTGCTGCTCAAGCGTAGCAGTGACCGTCGCCGTGCCCGCGAGCTGGCGCAGCGCGCCCGTTATCGCCACTTCATCGTCGACGAGCGTGAGCCGGTCGGCACGGCCAAACGCGGCAGCCTGCTCGAAGCCATTCGCTTCAACGCCGATGCGCCGGGCTGGCTGGTCGAGCAACTCAACCGCATCAGCCGGGTGGACAGCGTGGCCGATGGAGAAACCGTGCAGGGCGACTGGATCACCCCGGATGGTTACTTCAAGGAGCGGCGCGGTAGCCGCCACATTGGCGTCGAAGCCCACGACTACTGTCTGGGTACTGGCGTCAAGAAACAGCGCGAGCAGGCGGTCCATCGTGAGCTGGCCGACCTGCACGAGCAGGACATGGCACTGCAGCGCCGCATCAGCGCACTGAACCGTGAGCTGTCGCCACTGCAGCAGATGCTGGATGGGGTGGACGCGGCCCACCAGCTGGCCTTGCGTGCAGATGACTTTGCTACCGCTGAAGAAGCCTTGGCCAGCATGGCCCAGCTGCGGCAGGACGCCGGACAGGCACTGGCCACCGCACAGGACATTACCCGGCTGGAACGTGACGCCTGCAATGCGCTGGACAAGCAGCGCGATGGCGTACGCCGCCAGCAATACTCGCTGGAAGCCAGTCTGGAAGAGGCGCGCCGCCTGCTCACCCAGCGCCGCCTGCAGTTGCGCGACCTGCTGGCCCAGCTGCGGCAAGTGCGCCATGGCATGCCTGCCGCCTGGCTGCTGGCAGACGCGCGCCGTGCCCTGTGCGAGCAATATCAATCGCTGGAGCAGGTGCGCGCCCAGATCAAGGTGGAGCGGGACCGACTGGATGCCGGTCTGGCGCGCGGCGAGTGGATTACCGATGAAACCGTGCTGCTGCGGCGAGACAAGCTGCAACAGCTGCTGCAGGAGCGCCAGCAACAGCTCGACGCCATCGGCATCTCGCTGGCTCGTGCCCGCACGCTGACCGAAGACGCGCGTGGTGCCTACATCAACAAGCTGAAGTCCACCGTGCGGGCCTATGGCCGCAATGTGAAGCAGCTGGGTGCGCTGGCCGGCATCGAAGTGGAAAGCGAGTTGCCGCATCTGGACAACGACGATCTGGTACTGGCGCAGGCCGGGCTGGTGGTGAAGTTCAACTTCGACCAGAAGGGCATGATGGGGCTGAACGATGGCGAAGCCTCCGGCGGCCAGCAGGTGATGAAGTCGCTGATCCTGCTGATCGGGCTGATGATGAACGACAGCCAGCCCTCCGGCTTTGTGTTCATCGACGAACCGTTCGCCCACCTGGACATCTTCAACATCGACCGCGTGGGCGCCTTCCTCAAGGCCACCGAGGCGCAGTATCTGATCACCTCGCCCAACACCCACAACGTCAACATCTTCGAGCCCTCTGAACTGACGCTGACCACCCGCAAGAAGCGCCCCGGAGAAAGCTGGGCACCGCCGCTGCTGCAGACACGCCGCAAACGGGCCGCATTGGCACGTTAA
- the deoC gene encoding deoxyribose-phosphate aldolase codes for MSDLQTAALRALQLMDLTSLNDDDTPARIVSLCQQADSPAGQVAAVCVYPRFVPIARKTLQAQGTPHVRIATVTNFPLGEEDVAIAVAETRAAVAYGADEVDVVFPWRALQAGDGTVGEQLVRACKDVCGDILLKVIIESGQLRDPALIRQASQISIAAGADFIKTSTGKVPVNATLEAAEVMLQVIAETGGRCGFKAAGGVKSAEDAARYLSLADQLLGADWVTPAHFRFGASSLLNNLLATLGHGTASTTQGY; via the coding sequence ATGTCCGATCTTCAGACAGCAGCCCTGCGCGCGCTGCAATTGATGGATTTGACCAGCCTGAACGACGACGACACCCCGGCCCGGATCGTGTCGCTCTGCCAGCAGGCTGACAGTCCGGCGGGCCAGGTGGCCGCCGTCTGCGTCTACCCGCGCTTTGTCCCCATCGCCCGCAAAACCTTGCAGGCCCAAGGCACGCCGCATGTCCGCATTGCCACCGTCACCAACTTCCCGCTGGGCGAAGAGGATGTCGCGATCGCCGTGGCAGAAACCCGCGCGGCCGTCGCTTATGGTGCCGATGAAGTGGACGTGGTATTCCCGTGGCGAGCACTGCAAGCCGGTGATGGCACCGTCGGCGAACAGCTGGTGCGCGCCTGCAAGGACGTGTGTGGCGACATTCTGCTGAAAGTCATCATCGAGAGCGGTCAGCTGCGCGACCCGGCACTGATTCGCCAGGCCAGCCAGATCAGCATCGCTGCCGGTGCGGATTTCATCAAGACCTCGACCGGCAAGGTGCCGGTCAATGCCACACTGGAAGCGGCTGAAGTGATGCTGCAAGTGATTGCAGAAACCGGCGGGCGGTGTGGCTTCAAGGCAGCGGGAGGCGTAAAGTCAGCAGAAGATGCTGCGCGCTATCTGTCGCTGGCCGACCAGCTGCTGGGGGCCGACTGGGTGACCCCGGCCCATTTCCGCTTTGGCGCATCCAGCCTGCTTAACAACCTGCTGGCGACCCTCGGTCACGGCACGGCATCGACCACGCAAGGGTATTGA
- a CDS encoding phosphopentomutase — MKRAIILVLDSLGIGATADAVRFGDVGSNTLGHIAQTAAQAGHALTLPHLSRLGLAHACEASSGYFPEGMDRAAPISAWGYARELSSGKDTPSGHWEIAGVPVLFDWGYFSDKTNSFPQELLDKLVARAGLPGYLGNCHASGTDILTRLGVEHMQSGKPIFYTSADSVFQIACHEESFGLERLYELCRIAREELGPYNIGRVIARPFVGHGPDDFARTGNRKDLAVEPPAPTVLQKLQEAGGEVVSVGKIADIYAHVGITRKVKATGIPELWDATLAELDRAGDRTLVFTNFVDFDSSYGHRRDTLGYARALEQFDQRLPELLARMGEDDILILTADHGCDPTWPGSDHTREHIPVLCYGKQVAAGPLGERSTFADIGQSIAHHFGLSPMDYGSNFLN; from the coding sequence ATGAAACGCGCCATCATTCTGGTACTGGATTCGCTGGGCATCGGTGCAACGGCCGATGCCGTCCGCTTCGGCGATGTCGGCAGCAATACCCTCGGGCATATTGCGCAGACTGCCGCCCAGGCAGGCCATGCCTTGACGCTGCCTCACCTGTCCCGGCTGGGGCTGGCCCATGCCTGCGAGGCCTCATCCGGTTACTTTCCGGAAGGGATGGACCGCGCCGCGCCGATCTCGGCCTGGGGTTACGCCCGCGAACTCTCCAGCGGCAAGGATACGCCGTCCGGCCACTGGGAGATTGCCGGGGTACCGGTGCTGTTTGACTGGGGCTATTTCAGCGACAAGACCAACAGTTTCCCGCAGGAACTGCTGGACAAGCTGGTCGCCCGCGCAGGGTTGCCTGGCTATCTGGGCAACTGCCACGCTTCCGGCACCGACATCCTCACCCGCCTCGGCGTGGAACACATGCAAAGTGGCAAACCGATCTTCTACACCTCGGCAGATTCGGTGTTCCAGATTGCCTGCCATGAGGAAAGCTTCGGGCTGGAGCGGCTGTACGAGCTGTGCCGTATCGCCCGCGAAGAACTCGGCCCCTACAATATCGGTCGGGTGATTGCCCGCCCCTTTGTGGGGCACGGCCCGGACGACTTTGCCCGTACCGGCAACCGCAAGGATCTGGCTGTGGAACCGCCCGCGCCCACCGTGCTGCAAAAATTGCAGGAAGCCGGGGGTGAAGTGGTCTCGGTCGGCAAGATTGCCGACATCTATGCCCACGTCGGCATCACCCGCAAGGTCAAGGCCACCGGCATTCCCGAGCTATGGGATGCGACACTGGCGGAGCTGGACCGCGCGGGTGACCGCACGCTGGTGTTCACCAACTTTGTGGATTTCGACTCCAGCTATGGTCATCGCCGCGATACGCTGGGCTATGCCCGTGCGCTGGAACAATTCGACCAGCGCCTGCCGGAGCTGCTGGCCCGAATGGGCGAGGACGATATCCTGATCCTGACCGCCGACCACGGCTGCGACCCGACCTGGCCGGGCTCGGACCACACCCGCGAGCATATTCCGGTGCTGTGCTATGGCAAGCAGGTCGCTGCGGGTCCGCTGGGTGAGCGCAGCACCTTTGCCGACATTGGTCAGAGCATCGCCCACCATTTTGGCCTGAGTCCGATGGACTACGGCAGCAACTTCCTGAACTGA
- the proB gene encoding glutamate 5-kinase, protein MQSVIQSCQRIVIKVGSSLVTNEGRGLDHAALARWAEEIAALTRMGKQVVLVSSGAIAEGVKRLGWAKRPSMLHEKQAAAAVGQMGLVQGYESCFRQHSLQTAQILLTHEDLADRTRYLNARSTLLTLLQHRVLPIINENDTVVTSEIKFGDNDTLGALVTNLIDADALIILTDQRGLYTADPRNNPAAEFVHEAVAGSAELEQMAGGAGSSVGTGGMYTKVIAAKRAALSGAHTVIASGREPQVLTRLAAGEAIGSQLTAGTSRLAARKQWLADHLQVKGSVTLDAGAVKALRGGASLLPVGVVEVNGDFLRGEVVRCLSPDGVEMARGLVNYSSLETQKVLRQPTTKLEPILGYIDEPELIHRDNLVLLQA, encoded by the coding sequence ATGCAGTCCGTCATCCAGTCGTGCCAGCGTATCGTCATCAAGGTCGGCAGCAGCCTCGTTACCAATGAGGGCCGCGGGCTGGACCACGCCGCACTGGCGCGCTGGGCGGAGGAAATTGCAGCGCTGACCCGCATGGGCAAGCAGGTGGTGCTGGTATCCAGCGGGGCGATTGCCGAAGGCGTCAAGCGGCTGGGCTGGGCCAAGCGCCCCAGCATGCTGCACGAAAAACAGGCCGCCGCCGCCGTCGGCCAGATGGGGCTGGTGCAAGGCTATGAGAGCTGCTTCCGCCAGCATAGCCTGCAAACTGCGCAGATCCTGCTCACCCACGAAGACCTGGCCGACCGTACCCGCTACCTGAACGCCCGCTCCACGCTGCTCACCTTACTGCAGCACCGCGTGCTGCCCATCATCAATGAAAACGACACGGTGGTGACCAGCGAAATCAAGTTCGGCGACAACGATACGCTGGGTGCACTGGTGACCAACCTGATCGACGCCGATGCGCTCATCATCCTCACCGACCAGCGCGGCCTGTATACCGCCGACCCGCGCAACAACCCGGCAGCCGAGTTCGTGCACGAGGCGGTGGCGGGGTCTGCCGAGCTGGAGCAGATGGCTGGTGGTGCCGGTTCTTCGGTCGGTACCGGTGGCATGTACACCAAGGTGATTGCCGCCAAGCGCGCGGCGCTCAGTGGCGCACATACCGTGATCGCCAGCGGACGCGAGCCTCAGGTGCTGACCCGGCTAGCCGCGGGCGAGGCGATCGGCAGCCAGTTGACGGCAGGTACCTCCAGGCTGGCCGCCCGCAAGCAATGGCTGGCCGATCATTTACAGGTCAAAGGCAGCGTCACGCTGGACGCGGGTGCGGTGAAGGCGCTGCGTGGTGGCGCCAGCCTGCTGCCGGTAGGCGTGGTGGAAGTCAATGGCGATTTCCTGCGCGGGGAGGTGGTGCGCTGCCTGTCGCCGGATGGGGTGGAAATGGCACGCGGGCTGGTCAACTACTCCAGTCTGGAAACGCAGAAGGTACTGCGCCAGCCTACCACCAAGCTTGAACCCATTCTCGGCTATATCGACGAGCCGGAATTGATCCATCGCGACAACCTGGTGCTGTTGCAAGCCTGA
- a CDS encoding SIMPL domain-containing protein (The SIMPL domain is named for its presence in mouse protein SIMPL (signalling molecule that associates with mouse pelle-like kinase). Bacterial member BP26, from Brucella, was shown to assemble into a channel-like structure, while YggE from E. coli has been associated with resistance to oxidative stress.) has translation MTPNRFHLTGLGVTLAIGMASAAFILGYQARQAATTGQQSIEVKGLAEKPLTADHGELALTLSGQGATLPEALAALRKQRPQLEQFIQQHQFQKPDIEVDNESFEPVYKKDDEGRQTEQLDYYLARQSYTLHSKDVQRIARTEHDVLQLQEAGLPVSHEPAAYLVSNLEQVKMSLIGAATDNASSRAQEFARHGNVAVGSMRSASQGAFYILPANGQNDNSDDYGGVYDKSTINKLARVVVTVRYNLN, from the coding sequence ATGACCCCGAACCGCTTTCACCTGACTGGACTGGGTGTAACCTTGGCCATTGGCATGGCCAGTGCGGCCTTCATCCTGGGCTATCAAGCCCGGCAGGCGGCCACCACCGGCCAGCAGAGCATCGAGGTAAAGGGTCTGGCTGAAAAGCCGTTGACCGCCGATCATGGCGAACTGGCGCTCACCCTGTCGGGTCAAGGCGCCACCCTGCCGGAAGCGCTGGCGGCCCTGCGCAAGCAGCGCCCGCAGCTGGAACAATTCATCCAGCAGCACCAGTTTCAAAAGCCGGATATCGAAGTGGATAACGAAAGCTTTGAGCCGGTCTACAAGAAGGACGACGAAGGTCGGCAGACCGAGCAGCTGGACTACTACCTCGCCCGGCAGAGCTACACCCTGCACAGCAAGGATGTACAGCGCATTGCCCGTACCGAACACGATGTATTGCAGCTGCAGGAAGCCGGCTTGCCGGTCAGCCATGAACCGGCAGCCTATCTGGTCAGCAATCTGGAGCAGGTCAAGATGTCGCTGATCGGTGCCGCCACCGACAATGCCAGCAGCCGTGCACAAGAGTTTGCCCGCCACGGCAATGTGGCGGTCGGCAGCATGCGCTCGGCCTCGCAAGGTGCGTTTTACATCCTGCCTGCCAACGGCCAGAACGACAACAGCGACGACTATGGTGGCGTCTACGACAAATCCACCATCAACAAACTGGCGCGGGTGGTGGTTACCGTGCGCTATAACCTGAACTGA
- the deoA gene encoding thymidine phosphorylase, with translation MFLPQEIIRKKRDRQPLTDEEIRFFVKGIASGSISEGQIAAFGMAVYFNDMPINERVALTLAMRDSGMVMRWDDMGFDGPIVDKHSTGGVGDVVSLMLGPMVAACGGMVPMIAGRGLGHTGGTLDKLDAIPGYNTTPDHETFRRVVKAHRVAIIGQTGDLAPADKRFYATRDITATVESIPLITASILSKKLAAGLQALVMDVKTGSGAFMPTYESAEALARSIVGVGNGAGMATTALLTDMNQPLATCAGNAIESREAVRYLRGDIRPARLHEITLALCAEMLLAGKLADSEAEARAKLQDALDSGRAAACFGQMVAALGGPADFVEHFDRHLPTAAVIKPVYAERSGFVSAMDTRELGLTVVALGGGRRTASDQLDYSVGLSDFVELGQSVSSDTPLAMVHARNDAEYEAAAATVRAAITLADAKPAAHPEVYRKIRLQDLA, from the coding sequence ATGTTCCTGCCTCAAGAAATCATCCGCAAAAAACGCGATCGCCAGCCACTGACGGACGAGGAAATCCGCTTCTTCGTCAAAGGCATCGCCAGTGGCAGTATCAGCGAAGGCCAGATTGCCGCTTTTGGCATGGCGGTCTACTTCAACGACATGCCGATCAACGAGCGTGTGGCGCTGACGCTGGCGATGCGCGACTCCGGCATGGTGATGCGCTGGGATGACATGGGCTTTGATGGCCCCATCGTCGACAAGCACTCCACTGGCGGCGTCGGCGACGTGGTGTCGCTGATGCTGGGGCCGATGGTCGCCGCTTGCGGCGGCATGGTGCCGATGATTGCCGGGCGGGGCCTGGGCCACACCGGCGGCACGCTGGACAAGCTGGATGCCATCCCCGGCTACAACACCACGCCGGACCATGAGACCTTCCGCCGTGTGGTCAAAGCCCACCGCGTGGCCATTATCGGCCAAACTGGCGACCTGGCCCCGGCGGACAAGCGCTTCTACGCCACGCGGGACATTACCGCCACCGTGGAATCCATCCCGCTGATCACCGCCTCCATCCTGTCGAAGAAGCTGGCAGCTGGCCTGCAGGCACTGGTGATGGACGTGAAAACCGGCAGTGGTGCCTTCATGCCCACCTATGAATCGGCAGAAGCCCTGGCACGCAGCATCGTCGGGGTCGGTAACGGCGCCGGCATGGCCACCACCGCCCTGCTGACCGACATGAACCAGCCGCTGGCGACCTGCGCCGGTAACGCCATTGAAAGCCGCGAGGCAGTACGCTATCTGCGGGGCGACATCCGTCCGGCCCGTCTGCATGAAATCACGCTGGCACTGTGTGCGGAAATGCTGCTGGCCGGTAAACTGGCTGACAGCGAAGCCGAAGCCCGCGCCAAACTGCAGGACGCGCTCGACTCTGGCCGCGCAGCGGCCTGCTTTGGCCAGATGGTCGCGGCGCTGGGCGGCCCGGCTGACTTTGTCGAGCATTTCGATCGACACCTGCCCACGGCCGCCGTGATCAAGCCCGTCTATGCTGAACGTAGTGGCTTTGTCAGCGCGATGGATACCCGTGAGCTGGGTCTGACGGTGGTGGCGCTGGGCGGCGGTCGCCGCACCGCCAGCGATCAGCTGGATTACAGTGTGGGCCTGTCCGACTTTGTCGAGCTGGGGCAATCAGTCAGCAGCGATACCCCGCTGGCGATGGTACATGCCCGCAATGATGCCGAGTATGAAGCAGCCGCCGCCACGGTACGGGCAGCCATTACGCTGGCTGATGCCAAGCCGGCGGCACACCCCGAGGTGTACCGCAAGATTCGCCTGCAAGACCTCGCTTGA